A window from Chroicocephalus ridibundus chromosome 11, bChrRid1.1, whole genome shotgun sequence encodes these proteins:
- the SH3TC2 gene encoding SH3 domain and tetratricopeptide repeat-containing protein 2 isoform X3, whose amino-acid sequence MLLPCWGRLQRTTAKTRRKWWWKTMASGTRPWERGTQSLPTEPCRSQWSLPPGRRGSEGGVKQSAGKPSPDNAGASETTEPATEEAEGSPDTSSELLAVVEDFPPEISLFFSVESRSSRCLNSQLQEAARKKLWALESDDRDVCALFKELSARLVCTQAQEHRFLLTFKTLEEAWKFSTYLTLGYVGRCLEQLLFDQEYWLNCALMEDTEIRVTVDEDRLATIYIGLLLQEGNFFSRAVPSVWQGEQEREEGLQLCKNELIHVKNIGEESKWEGMSLLTGRRGLVSVTALEPLPDPFYQWFLKNYAVSFGISQEISGTASQPIVKGRCTATEDHRGAAHNELNFSKGDSIEVIGFVIPGLPWFVGKSLSSGSIGFVPTRYINPEACEPLGEGLVFLSEEEKSSLLSIPYNGDEQHFITLFDDLARTDITSVYRLDGFEPKAMFPKVRSEAVLRSCKDIQLSWEEINGLATASTSELSSPGSESAPATLEDIILEKVDDFDDPKFFIDLNAGHMEDADVFDPILTFLNQDSYVPSFQSFYDLNFSFLNSTFYGFSDEDELVLYLETCRSWAKKTHSVWAHVRLCFLLGKLCIKKIKFSQARVYFEEAMSILDRGFGDLPLLAALHVNLASIYLKQNMKHKFSSLLGKTVALLVCLPGHSFNSENELEVMMYVLKEAIAVGNAPLEARVCFLIVKLFLQLGKNDEVLPFTEHLQCLITTLLSPDTSSVPLDATPILSYLYDKKYLPNIALASARLFVPSVLKGAPTPIWRAGFILQNTSKLPGSQLERSSIPALACFYLKQALHFSCKSKAVPTQRMLCAILSRMYLQHGVLDGAVCYAAMAVTLSRMMGKEEAFESSLSLGWMYLLNSQPGPAADIMWQVLHSLHRTDSVTQGGAVHNLLAIALKGEGQVQKATENYLQALHKAKETGNKRNQAIALANLGQLSFSRGASQLSELYLLQSAQLYAELQGSEDLEMELAQVLLWLAQAMVNRQKVEDGKLCYELALVFALKWNNLRSQLHITESLCHFYSKVSPNLQACITYHEHWVSLAQKLQDREMEDNARQTLSQLYQALGTSEALRQSLDCTKQSLRIFIDLEEPVKAAEAWLQAGRLYYLMQEDELVEMYFQAAIQTALKRENFSLAMDLYEKAGDTFFNGSRNRDRAVEFYRGGAVPLARKLKSTKTELRLFNKLAELQIGLQGYEKALEFATLAARLSIRVGDQLQELVAFHRLATVYYFLHMYEMAEDCYLKTLALRPPLLQCSGEALYYCKVYCHLGNLTLHKLKDEQDAAAYFLLALAAATELGDQELQGLIRAKLGDIQGPQGTPGCATYRPRWLSEGGHIV is encoded by the exons atgctcctgccctgctggggccGCCTGCAGCGCACCACAGCCAAGACCCGGAGAAAATGGTGGTGGAAGACCATGGCATCAGGCACACGTCCCTGGGAAAGGGGCACCCAGTCCCTGCCCACCGAGCCGTGCCGAAGCCAGTGGAGCCTACctccagggaggagaggaagtgAGGGAGGAGTGAAGCAATCGGCGGGCAAGCCCAGCCCAG ATAATGCTGGGGCATCAGAGACGACTGAACCCGCTACCGAGGAAGCAGAAGGCTCGCCGGAcacctcctcagagctgctggctGTTGTGGAGGACTTTCCACCAG AGATTTCACTCTTCTTCTCCGTTGAGAGCCGCTCCTCACGGTGCCTCAATTCCCAGCTCCAGGAAGCAGCCAGAAAGAAGCTGTGGGCCCTGGAGAGTGATGACAGAGACGTCTGTGCCCTGTTCAAG GAGCTGTCAGCCAGGCTTGTCTGTACGCAAGCTCAGGAGCATCGGTTCCTCCTCACCTTCAAAACCCTAGAAGAAGCCTGGAAGTTTTCCACATATCTGACTTTAG GGTACGTGGGCAGATGCCTGGAACAGCTTCTCTTTGACCAGGAGTACTGGCTAAATTGTGCTCTGATGGAAGACACAGAGATCAGAGTTACTGTGGATGAAGATCGCTTGGCCACCATATACATAGGTCTGCTACTCCAGGAAG GTAACTTTTTTTCCCGAGCAGTGCCCAGTGtctggcagggagagcaggagagagaggaaggcCTGCAGCTCTGCAAGAATGAGCTGATCCATGTGAAGAACATTGGAGAGGAGTCCAAGTGGGAAGGGATGTCCTTACTGACAGGTCGACGAGGCCTGGTGTCTGTGACAGCTCTAGAGCCACTACCTGACCCGTTTTACCA GTGGTTCCTGAAGAATTACGCTGTGAGTTTTGGCATCTCCCAGGAGATCAGTGGGACAGCTTCTCAGCCAATTG TCAAAGGCAGGTGCACAGCCACAGAGGACCACAGAGGAGCAGCACACAATGAACTGAATTTCTCCAAAGGAGACAGCATAGAAGTCATCGGCTTCGTCATTCCAGGACTCCCATGGTTTGTGGGCAAATCCCTCAGCAGTGGAAGCATCGGCTTTGTCCCAACCCGATACATAAATCCTGAGGCTTGTGAACCTCT GGGAGAGGGCTTGGTGTTTCTGAGCGAAGAAGAAAAATCCTCGCTCCTGAGCATCCCCTACAATGGTGATGAGCAGCACTTCATCACCCTCTTCGATGACCTGGCACGCACTGACATCACTTCTGTGTACCGGCTGG ATGGTTTTGAACCTAAAGCCATGTTCCCAAAAGTGCGATCAG AGGCTGTTCTCCGTAGCTGTAAAGATATCCAGCTGTCTTGGGAGGAAATAAATGGCTTGGCTACAGCTAGCACCTCCGAGCTGTCCAGTCCAGGGAGTGAATCAGCCCCTGCTACGTTGGAAGATATTATCCTGGAGAAGGTGGATGATTTTGATGATCCCAAGTTCTTTATTGACCTGAATGCTGGACACATGGAAGATGCTGATGTCTTTGACCCTATATTGACCTTCCTTAACCAAGACAGTTATGTGCCCAGTTTTCAAAGCTTCTATGATCtcaatttttcctttctcaacTCCACTTTTTATGGTTTCTCTGATGAGGATGAACTGGTCTTGTACCTTGAGACATGCAGGAGCTGGGCCAAGAAGACTCATTCAGTTTGGGCTCATGTCAGACTCTGTTTCCTCTTGGGTAAGCTCTGCATCAAAAAGATCAAGTTCTCCCAGGCTCGAGTCTACTTTGAGGAAGCCATGAGTATCCTGGACAGGGGTTTTGGGGACCTGCCCCTGTTGGCTGCATTGCATGTGAACCTTGCCTCCATCTACTTGAAACAGAACATGAAGCACAAGTTCTCCTCACTGCTGGGGAAAACAGTGGCCTTGCTTGTCTGCTTACCTGGCCACTCTTTCAACTCAGAGAACGAGCTGGAAGTCATGATGTACGTCCTGAAGGAAGCCATTGCTGTGGGTAATGCTCCCTTGGAGGCACGGGTCTGCTTCCTTATTGTCAAGCTCTTCCTACAACTGGGAAAAAACGATGAGGTGCTGCCCTTTACCGAGCATCTTCAGTGTCTCATCACCACTTTACTCAGCCCAGACACTAGTTCTGTGCCACTGGATGCCACCCCCATCTTGAGCTACTTGTATGACAAGAAGTACTTGCCAAATATCGCACTGGCCTCCGCCAGGTTGTTTGTTCCCAGCGTCCTCAAGGGGGCACCGACACCCATTTGGAGAGCTGGCTTCATCctccaaaatacttcaaaactcCCGGGAAGCCAACTGGAgaggagcagcatcccagcactgGCTTGTTTCTATCTCAAGCAAGCACTGcatttttcctgcaaaagcaaagctgtgccCACCCAGAGGATGCTGTGTGCCATCTTGTCCAGGATGTACCTCCAGCATGGCGTGTTGGATGGGGCAGTTTGTTACGCAGCCATGGCCGTAACCCTCAGCAGAATGATGGGCAAGGAGGAGGCTTTCGAGTCTTCCCTCTCTTTGGGGTGGATGTATCTCCTGAACAGCCAGCCAGGTCCAGCTGCAGACATCATGTGGCAGGTCTTGCACTCTCTGCACAGGACGGACAGCGTGACTCAGGGTGGAGCTGTGCACAATCTCCTGGCCATTGCCCTCAAAGGAGAAGGGCAGGTGCAAAAGGCTACAGAGAACTACCTCCAGGCCCTGCACAAAGCCAAGGAGACCGGGAACAAGAGGAATCAGGCTATTGCCCTGGCTAACCTGGGGCAGCTGAGCTTCTCGCGTGGGGCGAGCCAGCTGTCTGAGCTCTACCTGCTCCAGTCAGCTCAGCTCTACGCTGAGCTCCAGGGCAGCGAAGACCTGGAGATGGAGTTGGCGCAGGTGCTGCTGTGGTTAGCACAGGCCATGGTGAACAGGCAGAAGGTAGAAGATGGCAAACTCTGTTACGAACTGGCGTTGGTTTTTGCCCTGAAGTGGAACAACTTGAGGA GTCAGCTTCACATCACTGAGTCTCTCTGCCATTTCTACAGCAAAGTGTCCCCCAATCTCCAGGCCTGCATTACCTACCATGAGCACTGGGTATCATTGGCGCAGAAGCTCCaggacagagagatggaagaCAATGCCCGGCAGACCCTCAGCCAGCTCTACCAGGCTTTGGGCACATCCGA GGCTTTGAGACAGTCCCTGGACTGCACCAAACAGAGTCTAAGGATCTTCATTGACCTTGAGGAGCCTGTGAAAGCAGCAGaggcctggctgcaggcaggaaggctCTACTATCTTATGCAGGAAGATGAGCTGGTGGAAATGTACTTTCAG GCAGCCATTCAGACTGCTCTGAAACGGGAGAACTTCTCCTTGGCCATGGATCTTTATGAAAAAGCTGGTGATACCTTTTTTAATGGCAGCCGAAACAGAGATCGAGCGGTGGAGTTTTATAGG GGAGGTGCTGTGCCCTTGGCCAGGAAACTAAAGTCCACTAAGACAGAGCTACGGCTGTTCAAtaagctggcagagctgcagatcGGGCTGCAGGGCTATGAGAAGGCGCTGGAGTTTGCCACACTGGCAGCCAGGCTGAGCATCAGGGTTG GAGATCAATTGCAAGAGCTTGTTGCATTCCACCGCCTGGCTACAGTCTACTATTTTTTGCACATGTATGAGATGGCAGAAGATTGCTACCTGAAGACACTTGCCTTGCGTCCCCCTTTGCTGCAGTGCTCCGGAGAGGCCCTGTACTACTGTAAGGTGTATTGCCACCTTGGCAACCTCACCCTGCACAAACTGAAG GATGAACAGGATGCAGCAGCCTACTTCCTCCTGGCCCTCGCCGCAGCGACCGAGCTGGGAGACCAGGAGCTGCAAGGCCTCATTCGCGCTAAGCTGGGTGACATCCAGGGGCCCCAGGGCACGCCGGGCTGTGCCACATACCGGCCCAGGTGGCTGAGCGAAGGCGGCCACATTGTCTGA